The Callithrix jacchus isolate 240 chromosome X, calJac240_pri, whole genome shotgun sequence genome contains a region encoding:
- the LOC100406216 gene encoding kita-kyushu lung cancer antigen 1 homolog, whose product MYVFLLLGSGIVVCALMFVFWKNRFQRNTNRISTGEMSSNSTALALVRPPSTRLINSNTENRLSVNSLSRDVLNTSPHSMAMQKQILFCLNMVEYKLAEVERILVSQRVRRGASHHRKST is encoded by the exons ATGTACGTCTTTTTACTTCTGGGGAGCGGCATTGTTGTGTGTGCCTTAATGTTCGTCTTCTGGAAAAATCGCTTTCAG AGAAACACCAACAGAATATCAACTGGCGAAATGTCATCAAATTCAACTGCTCTTGCACTAGTAAGACCCCCTTCTACTAGGTTAATTAACAGCAACACAGAAAACCGTCTTTCAGTCAACAGCCTCTCTCGGGATGTTTTAAATACTTCCCCACACTCCATGGCCATGCAAAAACAAATATTGTTTTGCCTCAATATGGTAGAATACAAACTGGCTGAAGTGGAACGTATTCTAGTTTCCCAGCGTGTAAGAAGAGGTGCATCACATCACCGGAAATCCACCTAA